In Pseudodesulfovibrio sp. S3, the DNA window GTGGGACATACCCTTCCTCCTTGGAGCGTTTAGGTGCTTTGAATAGTAGAAACCAATCGAATTGCAAAGTCAAAATGAAACGTGAGATTGCATTGAGTCGACGGACAAGCGTCAACGCCCGGCGCATGGCATGCCATGCGCCGGGCTGTTTGGCAGGAGATGGGATTTTGTGACTACATGGTCGCTTCCCGCTCCGTCATTGGTTTGGCCGTTTCTCTGCGTCTGATCGACTTCACGCCGTCCAGTGGCATGAGCGTGTATCCGAGTTCGCGGGCCATGAATTCGAGGATGGCGACGTTGTGCGTCACCTTGACGATCTCGAACATGGTTTCGGCGCCGAGTTTGGCGTGCGAATCGAACGGATTGAGCTCACGAAGCAGTGTCGAATACGGCTTCTTGATCACTCGGGAAACTTCCTTGGCCGGGATGCGTCCCTCCAGGACAACGTCCTGCATTTTCTTGGTCAGATTCTTCTCGAACATGTTTACCCCCCACATGTTGGATATTCTGCCATGTAAATCGAAGTTACTCCCTTTTTTAATTTAGCGTCAATGAAAATTGAAAGACAGCCAAAAAAACTTCATAGTCGTTGGCGACGTGAGCGAATAATATCAAAGAAAACAGCCAACTGTGGTCATTGTGAAAAGCAATGACGAATCGCACCTGATTATGCCTCACAAGGCCGCATACCCGGTTATGTCATTTCTTGCATGACCCCATGAACTGCATGGCGAGCATGGTAATGTCGTCCGACGGTTCTGCTCCCCGGGTAAAGGTCTTGATGGATTTGCCTATCTCCTTGACCAGCTTGGGGGCAAAGGGCTCTTCCATCCCGGTCAGCAATTTCATGAGCCGATCCTCGGAATAGAGGGTCTTGTCCGGGTCCATGGCTTCGGTGACGCCGTCCGTGTAAATGAAGATGATGTCACCGGGATTCATGGTCATGGTCTTTGTGGAATATTCCATGGAGTCCATGATGCCGGCCACGGGTTCTCCGAACGGGGGAATCCATTCAGGGGTGCCGCCGCAGGGCATGTAGATGGGCGGGTTGTGGCCCGCATTGGCATAGCGGGTCTCGCCGGTCTCGATGTCGATGATGGCCAGGAACAGGGTGACGAACATGCAGGACTCGTTGTCTTCGGACAGGTCGCCATTTACCTTGGTCAGTATCTCGCCAGGATCAAGCCCTTTTTCGGACACGACCTTGAGCAGGGTCTTGGTCACGGCCATGAAAAAGGCCGCGGGTACGCCCTTGCCGGATACGTCGCCCACCAGAAAACAGAAGTGGGTGTCGTCCACGAAAAAGAAGTCATAGAGGTCGCCGCCCACTTCCTTGGCCGGTTCGATGGAGGCAAAGACTTCGAATTCCTTGCGGTCCGGGAAAGCCGGGAACAGTTTGGGCAGGATGCCCATCTGAATCTCGCTGGCGATGCGCAGTTCCGACTCGATGCGTTCCTTGGCCGAGGTGGTGGCGGTGAGATCCCTGATGAAGTCCTTGAGGGACGTTTTCATGTGCCGGAATGATTCGGCCAGGTCGCCCACCTCGTCATTGGCTTTGATGTCCGGCAGCATGAGATCCAGGTTGCCGGACGCGATTTCCCGGGCTGCACCGGACAGTTCGCGCAGGGGGTGTGTGATGCGCCGGGCTATGCCTATGGTGACCAGGACCAGGATGACAAAGCCCATGACCCCGATGATGGTCATGACTTTTGAAAGCCGGTACACATCGGCCAGCATCTCCTCCTTGGGGAAGATGATGCCCAGTGACCAGCCGCCATGCTTGAGCCCCGCGCTGAAGAGAAAGCTGTCCCTGCCGTCGATGTCGTCCACTGAGACAAAATTGGATTCCCCTTTGAGCATGGATTGGCCCAGTTTTCTGAGTCTTTCGGAGCCAAGCTCCTCAGCCAGGGAGAACATGGTCTGGTTCATGACCAGTCTCCGGTCGGGGTGGGTGATGAACGTGCCGTGGCGAGAGAGCATGAAGGCGTACCCGGTTTCGTAGAGGCGGATGCTGCGCACCATCTCCTGCAGCCAGTTCAGGGAGATGTCTGCCGTCACGACCCCGGCGAACACGGTTTTGTTTTCCACGGTCCGATAGAATGGGACCGAGTAGGTCGCCATGAGCACGCCGCCGCCCCCCTCGTCGAAGTATGGCTCGGTCCACACAGGCCGTCCCAGTTCCTTGGGGAGCTGGTACCAGTCCATGTAGAAGTACCGATAGCCGGGGTCACCGAGCATGGTGTAGCCGAGACGCCCGCCGGTGCGGAAGTAGTAGGGGGCGAAATAGAGTTTGTTCGGTTGAAGAAAATAGGGTTCGAAGGCGATGGCCATGCCGTAGATGTCGGGATTGTTGGCCAGCACTCGCCGGTTCAGTTCGATGATTTCCTCTTTGGACAGGGAGGCGTCTTCCAGGGAAAAGGCGATATTCTCCGCAACCTTCTGAGCGCTGGAGAGCACGGAATCGATGCGCACTACGGTTTCGTTGGCCAACATGCGCGAGTTGTCCTCGGCCTGGCGCAGGATGATGTCGCGCGAATAGGTGTAGTTGTAGACGACAATGGCGGCCACGATGATGAAGGCGCAGGACAGGATGAAGAAGGTCAGTTTGAAGGCGATGGGATACCGTTTCATTATTCCATCCCCCTGTAGAAATCGGCATAGTCCACGGGGGTGTCCATGAACTCGGTATTCAGAAGTACCTGCTGGACCCGTTCGAAGTCGTCTTTACGCAGGACGCCCATGGTGGCGTTCTCGTCGGACATGATGATGTCCTCCATCCTCTTGAGCATCCAGCGTTGGTGCACCCTGTTCACCGAAACCTTGGCTTCCCGCATGCGGTGCAGGACGATATCCAGGGCTTCTTCCGTGTGGGCAAAGGCGTATTGCCAACCGCGGATGGTGGCCCGGACCAGTTTGAGGCACAGCTCTTTTCGTTCGGTGGCGGTTTTTTCCAGGCAGTAGATGCCGTCTTCCGGGAAATTGAGACCGGCTTCGTTGAAAAACAGGGGGTGCAGATCGGATTCGTCCAGACCGTAGGTCAGCAGGGTGTGGTATTCGTTGTACCACATGCCCGAGGCCGCCTGCACGCCGCCGCGCATGAACAGATCCAGGGAGTTTGACTGCGGAACCACCGTGACCCTGATATCGTTTTGCCGGAACAGGGCGATGGCCTGGATTTGAAATTCGTTGGCCCAAAGTCCGACCTTTTTCCCGTCCAGATCTTTGAAAGAATTGATCTTCGCGGACTTCTTGGTGATCAGCATCAGGGCCGAACGTTGCACGAATTGCCCGATGTTGACGATGGGCATCGTTTCCCGCCGTTTGAGTCCCGTGGACAGGAACAGGGTGGCAAAATCAGCTTTGCCCGTATCCAGGTAGTCGCTGGCCAGGACGTCGGGGCCGCCGGAAAGGATGGTAAGGTCAATGCCCTCCTCCTCGTAAAAGCCTTTGTCCTTGGCCACGAAAAATCCTGCGAATTGGGCCTGGGGCAGCCATTGCAGGATGATGGAGGCTGGTTCCAGCGCACTGGCGGGTGCTGGCAGCAGGAGCAGCAGCAGCGCGACGGTGCCCAGAAGAGATATCTGTGAATTGGATGTGCGCATGGTTGTGCCTATTTCAGTATGGAGGTTTCGAATTCATGGACTTTCTCTTCCCACAGGGCGCTGTCATTGTCGCCCTTCCAGGCCAGGCGCGGGTCCACCTGGACAATGAGCATTCCCTGTATGACCGAGTGCGTGGCGTAGCCGAAGGAGGTCAGTTTCTTCATGGAACTGAGGAGCAGGGAATCGTTGATGCCCGTTTCCAGGCTTAATCGTTCCATGTCGATGACCACATAGTTGTTGAATTTGATGTTGGCCAGCAGGTAGCTGATCACCTTGCGGTCGGAATTGTTCAGCCTCTGGTCGGCGGTGAGTTTGAGGAGCATTGCCTGGCTGCTGACCACGGACCGGTCGGATTCTATGACCGGCTTGAGTTTGGATGCGCTGTCGGCAATGGATCGGATGCCGCCGTCCAGAAAGGCGTAGTCGAAATAGTCGAAGGATTCGAGAAAATATTGCAGCCAGCGGACCTGTTTGCCCACCGCATCAAAGAACAGGAGCCGTTTTTCGGTCCAGATCCGGGAGGTGACCAGTTCAAGGAGCGGGTCCAGGGGGATGTTGCGAATGCCGTCGATTCTCGGGGTCAAATCCCGTTGGAAGGGGTCTCGGATGTCGATGACTATGGTGTTTGGTTTCCTGGCTTCGTTTTCGAATTGCTCATACGTCATCATGCGCCGATTCAAGGCTTCCTTGGAGATGACCCGGTCCGCTCTTGCCGGGGTGGAGCCCATGAGCGTGGCCTTGTCCGGGGCGGCCATGATCCAGTCGAATATGCCGCCGTCATAGACGAAGACGTTTTCGAATCCCATGGACAGGGACAACTGGGCTGCCTGGTAGCTCTTGGCGCATGAATGGCCGTTGCAATAGAAAATAAGGGACTGCTCGGACTGCTTGGGGCGAATTTCTTCCAGCCGCTGGGCAAAATCCTTGCCGGTCAGCGGCAGCAGGATCGCCTTGTTGATGCGGGCCACTTCGTATTCGAAGCGGGACCGGATATCCACGACGATGGTGCTGTCGTACTCGTTCATCAACCGATCCGTAGTCATGTAGGGGACCTCGGGATAGTAGGGGCGCAGGGGGTAGTCCTCCTGTGCCCGACCGGTTGCGGCCAGCAGGAGCGAGGCCGCAGTGATGAGCGCGATAAAAAGAGGCTGGGCTTTGGTTGGGATCATGCCGTTTCCATTTTTGTGATGATCGTTAGAAGTTGTCCGAAAAGGATGCACAGTTTGTGTCCTGAACCTTCGAGCCGGTGGCCGTCGTCAAAGATGTGCAGATCGGCCGAGTGCGAACGGGCGAACCGTATCGAATTGTCCACCGGGACCACATCGTCGGACCAGCCGTGAACAAGTGTGACGTGACGCGGCAGGTTCGTGAAGACATGTATGGCATATCCGGGGAGATAGAAAGCAGGAGCAAGGAGGAAGAGGCCCGCGACATTCGTTGTTCTGGCGGCAGCGGCGGCCACGTATCCGCCCATGCTCGAACCTGCGAGAATGGTCGGTCTACCGTCTTTTTCGAGCAGGGCGGTCAGCCGTTCAACCCGCTGGTCGGGGTTTTCCAAATCCTGAAAATCCGGGGCGGTCATGTCCAGGGCCAGACCCTTGGCCGTGGCTGCCAAGGCAAGGCTTTTGGCCCCCCATGGTTGGCTTAAGGAGCCGTGGCACCATACAAGATTCATATCAGCCATGCCGCTCTCCCTTGTCCGGTTGGATCGCTTGTGCCCCGGTGAGTTGGCGGATGGTGTCGAACAACGCACTTTTCTTGATCGGCTTGGGCAGGTGGAGATCCGCACCTGCTTCCAGGCATCGTTGGGCATCCTCGTTCAAGGCGTATGCGGTCATGGCCACGATGGGGACAGGGGGCAGCCCGTTGTCCCGCTCCCATTCCCGGATGGCTTTCGTGGCTTCAAAACCGTCCATCACAGGCATCTGGATGTCCATGAGGACCAGGTCCCATCCTCCCTGCTTGAAGGCGTCCAGCCCCGCCTGGCCGTTTTCCACCACTGTCATCCGGCAGGGAGTGGACTTGAGGTAGGTCTCGGTCACGAAGGCGTTATATTTTGAATCCTCCAGCATGAGGATGTTGATCGCCGGGAGAGGCGGTTCATCCCCCCCGACTGCTGCTCCGGTTTTCACGGGCGACTCGGCTGCCGAGGCCGTCAGGCGGACCGTGAAATGAAAGGTGCTTCCCTTGCCGGGCGTGCTTTCGGCCCAGATGCGTCCGCCCATCATGTGAACCAGCTCCTTGCTGATGGCCAGTCCGAGGCCGGTCCCGCCGAATTGCCGTGTGGTGGAACTGTCCGCCTGGGTGAAGGCGTCGAAGATGGAAGCGAGTTTGTCGCTGGAAACGCCGACGCCTGTGTCGGCAATGGAAAAGTGAAGCAGGGTGTCGCTGCCGGAGTCGGGAGTGCGTTCAACATTCAAGTTTACGGACCCTTGGTCGGTGAACTTGACGGCGTTGCCGAGCAGGTTGATGAGGATCTGCCTGAGGCGGTTGGGGTCACCCTCCAGTCGGTCCGGGATGTCCGGCGCCAGGGAGCAGGATATATGCAACCCCTTTTGGTCCGCTTTGGTCTGGATGACTCCGCAGGTCTTGTCCAGAACCTCGCTGAGGAAGAACCAGGTGTTTTCCAGTTCCAGATGACCGGCTTCGATCTTGGACAGGTCCAGGATGTCGTCGAGTATCTCAAGCAGGCTCTCCCCTGCGGTCTTGAAGACATCGACATATTTGGCCTGGTCATCGGTCAGTTCGGTTTCCCAGAGGATGTCGGCCATGCCCAGAATGGCGTTCATGGGCGTCCTGATTTCATGACTCATGCTCGCCAGAAAGCTGCTCTTGGCGAGGTTTGCGACCTCTGCCGCCATTTTTGCGGTGTGGATCTCTCCGAGAGCTTCGTTCAGAGAGGCGTTTTTGCGTTTGAGTTCTTCGGTTCGGTCCCTGACCCTGCTTTCGAGGAGATTCTGGTGGTTTTGCAGTTTGGTGTTGGCCTCCTGCAAATCGTTGATGAGATGCCGGACCGATTCCCGCATGTCGTCGATGGTCCTGGCCAGGTTGCCGAGTTCGTTGGGTGCTGAGGTGTCGATGAAGGCGTCCAGGTCGCCATCAGCGATGGCGGAGGCCGATTCTTCCAAGGTGATCAATGGAACAAGGAAGTGTTTTTTGGTGAATCGGACCGCAGTCATGGTCAGTGCCAGGGTGAGCAGTAGGGCCAGTGCGACAGTGGCTCCGATGTATATCCCAATTTCCTGAAAATACCCTTCGGTCGAAATAGCCAGATTGAAGGAGCCGATCCAGTCACCGTATTTCCTGATTTCCACGGATTTGGTCAGGAATCCGTTGTCATTTTTGAAGTCAGCAAAATTCAGGCCCACATACTGAGGGCGTGTCTTGGAGGCCATGATTTCCCGGCCGGTGACAACCTGCGCAAAAACCACGGCATCGTCCTGAAGCACGGCGTCAATGAAGTCGCTGGCCGAGGCGTGGTCCACCTGCCAGACGGCGCTCGCCAGGCTGGTCCGAGCCAAATGGGAGATGTTTTCGGCCCGTTCGGCAAGCTGGACATGCAACCTGTAGGCATTGAAGAGAATGAGGGCGCAGGAGAAACAAGAGACAATAACAGTGATGAAAACCAGCTGGATGAATTTGGCTCGTCGGCTCAGGGAGTCTGCCCTGGGGGATTTCATGCTGGATTGATGGGTCATTGCCGATTGTTATCCTTATTTATTGGCTCTTTATAAACCTATTCTGTTAAGGATAATTTGGCAAGAAGTCTGGATGCTTTCTTGTTCAGACATTCTCCTGAGTGCGGCGCGGATTCAGCAGGCAAAAAAAAAGGCCGGGCGTGCTGCCCGGCCATGGAAAATCAAAGGTCTGTTCAAGCGTTTCCGGTGTCCAGGGAGAAACCCATTTCGGATGCCATGTACTGCAACGGACGGATATCATGGGTCACTTTCATGATTTCCAGGAGTGTTTCGGCTCCCAGTTTGGCGCTGATGTCGAAGGGATTGATTTCGCGCATCAGAGTCGAATAGGGCTTGTTGATTTTCTGGGCCACGATCTTGGCCTGGATGCCACTGTCGAGAATGCAGTCCTGTACAACTTTGGTCACGTTCTTTTCAAACATTTTGCCCTCCCACAGAGTATGGTTTGAGAAATCCAGTACACGGCTGTTGTAAGATAGATAAAGCAATGGTTATGCCATTGAGTCTTTATTCTGATTATATTAAGCAATGCTAGGAGTTATAAAGGGGTGAGTCTCTGGCAGGAAAAGGGTGAGTGTCGCACTGTTGTCGCATATTGCTGTCGCATCTGCGACACAAGTGCAGCACATGTTGCTTTTGCGACAGTAAAAAAAAGGGGAGCCGCTGAGCGGCTCCCTGTGTCCCGGCGTACCGGGGTGTCCAAAACGTATCTGTCAGGCTGTCAGGTGTGGGTTGCGGTCCAATCTGTGCGCCTTCGGAGGTGTGATCCGTTTGGGACTAAGGGTTTTGTCTGTTGGCCCAGTCTTGGGACCAGGACTTCCAGGAATCGATGTAGGTCAACCAGGAACGGCTGCCCAGAATGATTTCCATGAATCTGGATGCGGTGAGGTTGTTGAACATATTGGTATCCTTCCTTGATGCGGTGTCGTGTCGGTCAGTTTGCGATAAACGTGTACCAGTGACATGCCAGGTGATTTTTATCAGCCAACCTGGGGGAGGCTGTTTGTCAGGCTGCGCTCAACATGGTTGATGGTCTCGGCGAAAATGTTTCCGGTCTTGTACGGTGTCAGGAGACTGGTTCGGACGGAACCGACAATGTTGCCGTAAATGATCAACGCGGTTTCTTTCAGAGGAAGGGGGCGGATCGTTCCGTCTTCAATGCCAAGAGCAACGCAGCGTTTCAACTCATCTATGAAGACAATGAACTTGGTGGCCACCTTTGCGGCGTCGACGCCAGGTTCCATGTGGCTGAAGGGAGAGCAGCGAAGCAGGATCGGAAACCGGTTCCTGTGTTCTTCGGTAAAGTCGAAATAGGCGGTCATGTAGCATCTGATGGCTTCAATGCCGCTGGTGGCCTCGGAAGTGGCTGCGGTGAGCTGGGCCACGAGGCGGTCTGCCATATCGAATCCAGCGGCAAGAAACAGGTCGTGTTTGCTGCCGAAATAATGCGAAACCAGACCGAAAGAGACATCGGCCCGCCCGGCCACGTCCTTGACCGTGGCGGAGGTAAACCCCAGCTGGCCGAAGGCCTCCTGGGCGGCTCTGAGTATGGCTTCTTTCTTTGTCATGTCCGGGTTTCCTTGTGTGATTGATCGAACAATCAATTGTTGATTTCCGTATAGATTGATTGTGCAATCAAAGTCAAGCGGAAAGTCGAGAGGAATTTTAGCAAGGGCATGGGGGGCAGGAAAAAGGCCGCAGTGTGCGGCCTTTTTCCTGTTTTTTCTTTTCAAAGGGGGACCATCAAAGTCCCGTGTGAACGGCTATTTTCCCGTCTGTTTCTGGATTTTGGCCCAACTGTCCCGCAGGGTAGCGGTCCGGTTGAAGACAGGTTTTTCGCCCGGCTTGTGGTCCTTGGAGTCGGAGCAGTAGTAGCCGGTGCGTTCGAACTGGAAGTTCACGCCCGGTTCCATTTGCGCGACGGCTGGTTCCACCCAGCATTCGGTCAGGACTTCCAGGGAATTGCGGTCTACGTAGTCGATAAAGGTCTTGCCTTCTTCCGTCACGTTGGGGTTGTCCGTGGTGAACAGGTTCGAGTAGTTGCGCACTTCGGCCCTGACGCCGAGCGAGGCCGAGACCCAATGCAGGGTGCCTTTGACCTTGCGGCCGCCCTCAAGCCAGCCGCCCTTGGTCTCGGGATCATAGGTGGCGCGGATCTCGGTGACTTTCCCGTCGGCATCGGTGTCGTAGCCGGTGCACAGGATGTAGTACGCGCCGCGCAGGCGGACTTCGTTGTCCGGGAACAGGCGATGGAATTTCTTGGGCGGGTTCTCCATGAAGTCCGCGCGTTCGATCCACAGTTCGCGGGTGAACGGGACCATGCGTTTGCCATAGGAGTCTTCTTCGGGGTGCAGGGCCATCTCGAATTCGTCCACCTGGTCTTCGGGATAGTTCTCGATGACCAGCTTGACCGGGTCCATGACGCCCATATAGCGCGTTGCCCGATCATTGAGATCCTGGCGCAGGCAATATTCGAGCAGGGCGTATTCCACGGTGGAGTCGGCCTTGGCCACGCCGATGCGGTCGCAGAAGTCGCGGATGGATTCGGGCGTGAAGCCGCGTCTGCGGAAGCCGGAAATGGTGGGCATGCGCGGGTCGTCCCATCCCAGGACATGGCCTTCCTGGACCAGCTGGATGAGCTTGCGCTTGGAAAGCACGGTGCCGGTAATGTTCAGCCGGGCGAATTCATACTGCCTCGGGCGGTTGGTGAAACCGGGCAGGGCGGCCAATTCATTATATATGGCTGCGTTGTCGCCGAAGAGTTCGGGCTGCTTCAAACCCGCCATGAGGGTGTCCACGCACCAGTCGTACAAGGGGCGGTTGTTTTCGAATTCCATGGTGCAGACGGAGTGGGTGATGCCTTCGATGGCGTCGGACAGCCCATGGGTGAAATCATACATGGGATAGATGCACCATGCATCGCCGGTCCGGTGGTGGGTGGCGTGCTTGATGCGGTAAAGGGCCGGGTCGCGCAGCATGACATTGGCCGCGGCCATGTCGATCTTGCCGCGCAGGATGCACTCTCCGTCTTTCAACTCGCCCGCCCGCATGGCGCGGAACAGGGTGAGGTTTTCATCCACGGTCCGGTCCCGGTAAGGGGAATTCTTTCCCGGCTCCTTGAGGGTCCCGCGGTTTTCGCGGATGTCTTCGGCGGACTGGTGGTCCACATAGGCCTTGCCCATCTTGATGAAGAGCTCGGCTATGTAATAGAGTTTTTCAAAATAGTCCGAAGCGTAGAAGTTGTTGTCCCACTCGAAGCCCAGCCATGTGACGTCTTCGCGGATGGAGTCCACGTATTCCACGTCTTCCTTGACCGGGTTGGTGTCGTCGAAGCGCAGGTTGCACTTGCCGCCGTAGTCGCGGGCAACGCCGAAGTTCAGGCAGATGGATTTGGCGTGGCCGATGTGCAGGTAACCGTTCGGCTCGGGCGGGAACCGGGTGTGGACGCGGCCATTGTATGTGTCGGCTTCAATGTCTTTTTCGACGATCTGCCGGATGAAATCCTTGCCCTTTTCCGGGGCCTCGGGGTTGTTGCTCATGAAAACCTCACTGTATAGATGGACCTGACGGGTCGGTGTGTCTGATTCTGGCGGAAGCGTTCGGTCTCCCGTGGCATTGGAAATACGGTAAAACCGTACACTGGTCAACGCAAGGCTTGCCTCCGGGAATGCAAACGGACACAATGCCGGATAACTTCAGGAGATTCCAATATGCCGTTATTCACCATTGATCCCGACAGGTGCAACCGTGACGGACTCTGCGCTGCCGAGTGCCCGGTGGG includes these proteins:
- a CDS encoding rhodanese-like domain-containing protein — its product is MIPTKAQPLFIALITAASLLLAATGRAQEDYPLRPYYPEVPYMTTDRLMNEYDSTIVVDIRSRFEYEVARINKAILLPLTGKDFAQRLEEIRPKQSEQSLIFYCNGHSCAKSYQAAQLSLSMGFENVFVYDGGIFDWIMAAPDKATLMGSTPARADRVISKEALNRRMMTYEQFENEARKPNTIVIDIRDPFQRDLTPRIDGIRNIPLDPLLELVTSRIWTEKRLLFFDAVGKQVRWLQYFLESFDYFDYAFLDGGIRSIADSASKLKPVIESDRSVVSSQAMLLKLTADQRLNNSDRKVISYLLANIKFNNYVVIDMERLSLETGINDSLLLSSMKKLTSFGYATHSVIQGMLIVQVDPRLAWKGDNDSALWEEKVHEFETSILK
- a CDS encoding SpoIIE family protein phosphatase, whose product is MKRYPIAFKLTFFILSCAFIIVAAIVVYNYTYSRDIILRQAEDNSRMLANETVVRIDSVLSSAQKVAENIAFSLEDASLSKEEIIELNRRVLANNPDIYGMAIAFEPYFLQPNKLYFAPYYFRTGGRLGYTMLGDPGYRYFYMDWYQLPKELGRPVWTEPYFDEGGGGVLMATYSVPFYRTVENKTVFAGVVTADISLNWLQEMVRSIRLYETGYAFMLSRHGTFITHPDRRLVMNQTMFSLAEELGSERLRKLGQSMLKGESNFVSVDDIDGRDSFLFSAGLKHGGWSLGIIFPKEEMLADVYRLSKVMTIIGVMGFVILVLVTIGIARRITHPLRELSGAAREIASGNLDLMLPDIKANDEVGDLAESFRHMKTSLKDFIRDLTATTSAKERIESELRIASEIQMGILPKLFPAFPDRKEFEVFASIEPAKEVGGDLYDFFFVDDTHFCFLVGDVSGKGVPAAFFMAVTKTLLKVVSEKGLDPGEILTKVNGDLSEDNESCMFVTLFLAIIDIETGETRYANAGHNPPIYMPCGGTPEWIPPFGEPVAGIMDSMEYSTKTMTMNPGDIIFIYTDGVTEAMDPDKTLYSEDRLMKLLTGMEEPFAPKLVKEIGKSIKTFTRGAEPSDDITMLAMQFMGSCKK
- a CDS encoding TetR/AcrR family transcriptional regulator, yielding MTKKEAILRAAQEAFGQLGFTSATVKDVAGRADVSFGLVSHYFGSKHDLFLAAGFDMADRLVAQLTAATSEATSGIEAIRCYMTAYFDFTEEHRNRFPILLRCSPFSHMEPGVDAAKVATKFIVFIDELKRCVALGIEDGTIRPLPLKETALIIYGNIVGSVRTSLLTPYKTGNIFAETINHVERSLTNSLPQVG
- a CDS encoding glutamine--tRNA ligase/YqeY domain fusion protein — translated: MSNNPEAPEKGKDFIRQIVEKDIEADTYNGRVHTRFPPEPNGYLHIGHAKSICLNFGVARDYGGKCNLRFDDTNPVKEDVEYVDSIREDVTWLGFEWDNNFYASDYFEKLYYIAELFIKMGKAYVDHQSAEDIRENRGTLKEPGKNSPYRDRTVDENLTLFRAMRAGELKDGECILRGKIDMAAANVMLRDPALYRIKHATHHRTGDAWCIYPMYDFTHGLSDAIEGITHSVCTMEFENNRPLYDWCVDTLMAGLKQPELFGDNAAIYNELAALPGFTNRPRQYEFARLNITGTVLSKRKLIQLVQEGHVLGWDDPRMPTISGFRRRGFTPESIRDFCDRIGVAKADSTVEYALLEYCLRQDLNDRATRYMGVMDPVKLVIENYPEDQVDEFEMALHPEEDSYGKRMVPFTRELWIERADFMENPPKKFHRLFPDNEVRLRGAYYILCTGYDTDADGKVTEIRATYDPETKGGWLEGGRKVKGTLHWVSASLGVRAEVRNYSNLFTTDNPNVTEEGKTFIDYVDRNSLEVLTECWVEPAVAQMEPGVNFQFERTGYYCSDSKDHKPGEKPVFNRTATLRDSWAKIQKQTGK
- a CDS encoding alpha/beta fold hydrolase; protein product: MADMNLVWCHGSLSQPWGAKSLALAATAKGLALDMTAPDFQDLENPDQRVERLTALLEKDGRPTILAGSSMGGYVAAAAARTTNVAGLFLLAPAFYLPGYAIHVFTNLPRHVTLVHGWSDDVVPVDNSIRFARSHSADLHIFDDGHRLEGSGHKLCILFGQLLTIITKMETA
- a CDS encoding phage regulatory CII family protein — its product is MFEKNVTKVVQDCILDSGIQAKIVAQKINKPYSTLMREINPFDISAKLGAETLLEIMKVTHDIRPLQYMASEMGFSLDTGNA
- a CDS encoding ATP-binding protein, which encodes MTHQSSMKSPRADSLSRRAKFIQLVFITVIVSCFSCALILFNAYRLHVQLAERAENISHLARTSLASAVWQVDHASASDFIDAVLQDDAVVFAQVVTGREIMASKTRPQYVGLNFADFKNDNGFLTKSVEIRKYGDWIGSFNLAISTEGYFQEIGIYIGATVALALLLTLALTMTAVRFTKKHFLVPLITLEESASAIADGDLDAFIDTSAPNELGNLARTIDDMRESVRHLINDLQEANTKLQNHQNLLESRVRDRTEELKRKNASLNEALGEIHTAKMAAEVANLAKSSFLASMSHEIRTPMNAILGMADILWETELTDDQAKYVDVFKTAGESLLEILDDILDLSKIEAGHLELENTWFFLSEVLDKTCGVIQTKADQKGLHISCSLAPDIPDRLEGDPNRLRQILINLLGNAVKFTDQGSVNLNVERTPDSGSDTLLHFSIADTGVGVSSDKLASIFDAFTQADSSTTRQFGGTGLGLAISKELVHMMGGRIWAESTPGKGSTFHFTVRLTASAAESPVKTGAAVGGDEPPLPAINILMLEDSKYNAFVTETYLKSTPCRMTVVENGQAGLDAFKQGGWDLVLMDIQMPVMDGFEATKAIREWERDNGLPPVPIVAMTAYALNEDAQRCLEAGADLHLPKPIKKSALFDTIRQLTGAQAIQPDKGERHG
- a CDS encoding ABC transporter substrate-binding protein; the protein is MRTSNSQISLLGTVALLLLLLPAPASALEPASIILQWLPQAQFAGFFVAKDKGFYEEEGIDLTILSGGPDVLASDYLDTGKADFATLFLSTGLKRRETMPIVNIGQFVQRSALMLITKKSAKINSFKDLDGKKVGLWANEFQIQAIALFRQNDIRVTVVPQSNSLDLFMRGGVQAASGMWYNEYHTLLTYGLDESDLHPLFFNEAGLNFPEDGIYCLEKTATERKELCLKLVRATIRGWQYAFAHTEEALDIVLHRMREAKVSVNRVHQRWMLKRMEDIIMSDENATMGVLRKDDFERVQQVLLNTEFMDTPVDYADFYRGME
- a CDS encoding phage regulatory CII family protein yields the protein MFEKNLTKKMQDVVLEGRIPAKEVSRVIKKPYSTLLRELNPFDSHAKLGAETMFEIVKVTHNVAILEFMARELGYTLMPLDGVKSIRRRETAKPMTEREATM